CAGCGTGTGACCTGCCGTTTAGTGAAACCGTCGTCGTCACACCAGATGGCGGAAAACGGCTTACGGAAATGGAGCGGAAACTCTTCCGCTAATGACGAGCTGATCGTGGTTGGACGAAGCTGATCAATGATCGCGGACGGTTAGAGCGTAAGACGGGGGCCGCGCTGAGCGCACAACCCTAAATGTATTATTTGAAGGATATGCAACATGACGACCCTAGGTATTTTGAGCCTATCGAATGAAGGCGACTACATTGGGCAGAACGCCGACTTCGGCCCGGGAATTGCCGGCGCTTGCCACTATGACTTCGCGCCGATATGGCGACAAGTCCCAGGAGCTTGGGCGGATAACGTTGTCTCCGGTGACGCTGCTTGCGAGGCTGCTTATGTTAAGGCGGCGAAGGAGCTTGTGGAAGAAGGAGCGGACGCAATCACATGTGACTGCGGCTTTACTATTCGATACCAGAATGCAATTGCAGCAGCCGTTTCTGTGCCGGTGTCGACCTCAAGCCTGCTTTTGCTTCCAAAGCTGCTCATAGAGGCGCCAAAGGATAAGAAAATCGCAGTGCTCACTGCGGATACTCGCTGTCTAGATTCCGGCATTTTTGCGACATTGGGGATTGCAGATCGCTCGAGACTGGTTATCGAAGGTTTGGAAGGTACAGCTACGCACGCCTACATGTGGTCCGAGAAGGGAACGGTAGGTGTCGAAGAAGTTCTGGCGGACACTGATAGCATCATCGAGCGTGTGCGAAACGTCGAGAATATTGCCGCTGTGCTTTGTGAATGCACGATTTTCGTACGAGTGTCATCGAGAATACGACGGCTAACTGGGTTGCCAGTTTATGATGCTGCAAATAATGCCGCCCTCCTTATGGCATCTAGGCAGCCTGGACGAACGGGTTGATCCGGTGCGGTCGCTTGATTCAAGGCTTCTTTTTTGCAGACGAGCTTGAGCCGTGGCGAGCCAAGCAGAATGGCGCGCGCGGTGCCGCAAGCCTTGGCGTGATGTTCCACCCAAATACGGCAACGGGAATTCGTTCTACCAGCGGCTGCGGCACCAGTTGTTCAAACGATCGCAAGGATCTAAAACATGCGAAATGACCACCTCGCCCTTGATGAGGTTTCCCGTCACGTTGACGCTAAAGCTTCCGTTTACTGCGCGTTGAGCGACCGTATTTGGGCTATGCCAGAGTTGGCGTTCGAGGAGCATCAGTCTGTCGCGGAGCAGTGTGCCATTCTCGAGCGAGAAGGCTTCCGGATCACGAGGAATGCCGGAGACGTTCCGACTGCCTTTGTCGCGGAATACGGCGAAGGCGGTCCGGTGATCGGGATTCTCGGGGAATATGACGCACTACCTGAGCTCTCCCAGGTTTCGGGGGCGCTGAAACAAGAACCGCTCACTCGTGGAGGAAGTGGGCATGGTTGTGGCCACAATCTTCTCGGCGCTGGCTCGGCTCTGGCCGCTGCAGCATTGAAGGAGGCTCTTTCAGCAGAAGGGATTGCTGGGACCGTGCGCTACTATGGCTGCCCGGCCGAAGAAAATGGTGGTGGCAAGACCTACATGGCGCGTGCTGGTCTGTTCGATGATGTTGATGTTGCCTTTTGTTGGCATCCGAACGTTGTCAATGAAGTGCACGCCACCTCTAGCCTCGCTGAAATCCAAGTGTATTTCCGATTCCACGGGCGAGCGACACATGCTGCGATGTCGCCGCACATGGGTAGAAGCGCGCTGGACGCTGTAGAGCTTATGAACGTGGGCGTGAATTATATGCGAGAACATATGCCCTCGGATGCGCGGGTGCATTACGCGGTTACCAACACAGGCGGCGACGCACCAAATACCGTGCAAGCCTATGCGGAGTCGTTTTATTCAATCCGCTCCCCTCTCCTTCCGGACGCTCAAAAGCTTGTCGCGCGTGTGAGAAAAATTGCAGAAGGCGCCGCCATGATGACCGAAACGTCTGTTGTTGTTCAGATTGCCGGCGGTAGCTCGAACATTATCCCGAACAACGTGCTGCAAGAAGTGATGTACGACAACATGAGCCGCATCGGCCCGCCTAGATTCGATGAAGCTGATATTACTTTTGCGCAGAAGCTCCGCGAGGCATCAATGACCGTGGACGGCATCTTCGCGAACATTGCACATCGCCAACCGTCACTCGGCTCTAAAATTCTACACGATGACGTGCTCGCATTACCGGCGCGGGAGGAAGTGGAAATGGGTACTACGGACGTGGGAGATGTAAGCTGGATTGCGCCGACGGTGCAGTGCCATACAGCGTGCTATGCCATTGGGACAGAGTTTCACACGTGGCAGATGGTCACTCAGGGAAATCTTCCAGCCGCTCACAAGGGTATGGTGCTGGCAGCACGAGTGATAGCCGCCTCCGCAGCCGACTGCCTGCGCAATCCAACGATTATTGCTCGCGCCAAAGCGGAGCTTGAAAATCGTCTCGGCACCCATACCTACGACTGCCCAATCCCACCTGATGTCACGCCTGACCATTTGCGCAAGAAACCAGCATAGATCCTGGCAGCTAGACCTCCGGGCGTCAGCCAGCGCAACTGAAGCTGTCCAGAGCTCGCTATGCAAATCAGAGGCAATGGCGAGATCGCTAAAGAAAGCAACGCCCTCTGCCATATGCCCATGCTCAACGGCCCAGCGTCTCATAGTGAGCACGTCCGGAACTAGCTGACGTTTTCGTCGCACTACGCCACCGCGGCGGCTCCATTGCAACTACAACCGGCGCGACCGCGAGCGCGCCGCCAATACGTCCCGAATGGAAAAACTCGAATGGATCCGCAGCACACCCGGAAGTGTAGAAAGCACTTCCTTGTGGATGCGTTCGAAAGCGCCCGCATTTTCCACGTCGACGCGTAGCATATAATCGGAGCCACCCGTCATCAGGTAGCATTCCCTAATTTCGGGGTGTTTGCGGACGGCCGCCTCGAACCGGTCAAGGTAGTCCTCCGTTTGCCGCTCCAGCGTGATGTTGATGATCACGGCGATTGTCGTTTCCGATTGGGTCGCGTCGATCAACGCGGTATAGCCGCGGATGACGCCGGCCTGCTCCATAAGTTTGATACGTCTCAGACACGCGGACGGCGAAAGGCCGACTTCGTTGGCAAGTTTGGCGTTGCTGACCCGCGCATCGACCCGAAGCAGCCTCAGGATGTTTCGGTCGATATTGTCCAGTGCCATCATTGAATAATGCTCCGCAAACGTAGTGTGATGTGCGACTTTAATGCCAATTTTGAAATGATGAACGTCAAATAGGCCAGCAATTTCGCATGTTATTTCATAGGTTGGCTCCCACGTTAAGAGGGAGTGGTAAATGGCCCGCGTTATTGTGATGTCGGAGGAACAGGCACCGCTTCCAAGCGAGGGCGCTTCTGGCTACCTGACCATTGATCTCGCGGCACTCGCTCGCAATTATGCAAAGCTCAGTTCGATCCTGGCGCCGGCTCGAGCCGGCGCCGTCGTGAAGGCCGACGCTTATGGCCTTGGTGCAGGACGCGTGGCTCCGGCCCTTTACCGGGCGGGCTGCCGGCATTTCTTCGTTGCGCAGTTTGCAGAAGCCGTGAGATTGCGCCCGCTGCTTGCGGCGGATGCACAGGTTTTTGTGCTCAACGGGCTGCAGCCGGGCAATGAAGGCCCCTGCGCTGAGGGCGGCATCATCCCGGTTCTGAATTCGCTCGAGCAATGGCGGTCCTGGCGAGCGACCGCAAAGCGCCTGAACCGGAGGCTTCCCGCCGTACTTCAATTCGACACGGGCATGTCGCGGCTAGGCGTGTCTCCAGAAGAGCGTGGCACTCTCGCGGTAGAACTGGCTGGCAAAGGCAATGTTGAGGTCCTGTTCATCATGAGCCATCTCGCCTCAGCGGATGAGCTGGACAGCGACCAGAACGACGACCAGCTTGCTCAGATGCAGCGCATCGCCGAGGAACTCCCAGGGCTCGAGATCTGCTTCGCCAATTCCGGCGGTATTTTACTCGGCACGTCCTACCACGGTGTGCTCGCCCGTCCGGGGATCGCGCTATATGGCGGCACGCCGACCACCCCAGGAGCGAACCAGATGGAGGCTGTGGTTCGGCTCGACGTCGCGGTCGTGCAGACGCGCACGGTGCCCGCCGGTGCAAAGGTCGGCTACAGCGGCACTCACATCGCGGACAGCGAAACTCGGCTTGCGACTATTGCGGCAGGCTATGCCGACGGACTGCCACGGAGCCTGAGCGGACGTGGAGCAGTCTACTATCGAGGCACACGCCTTCCGATTGTTGGCCGCGTCTCGATGGACAGCATCACAGTAAATATCACGGCGCTGCCCGAGGGGACACTGAGATTAGGCAGCTTGGTCGAGGTGCTGGGGCTGCATCAAACACTCGAGGACGTGGCCCGCGACGCCGGCACCATTTCTTACGAAATCCTGACCAGCCTTGGTGACCGTTATCACAGGCAATATCGCTAGGAGCCGAGGGGCTCGATCATTGGGGACAACATGAAAGTTATCGTTCTTGGCGCCGGCATTATCGGCGTCACCTCCGCCTATCAACTGGCGAAAGCTGGCCACGACGTCACGGTCATCGACCGGCAGAAGGGTCCGGCGCTGGAAACCAGCTTTGCCAATGCCGGCGAAGTCTCCTTCGGCTATTGCTCACCCTGGGCAGCGTCCGGCATTCCGATGAAGGCTTTGAAATGGCTGTTCATGGAGCATGCACCGCTGATCCTCAGGCCCAAAGTCGACGCGGCAATGCTCTGCTGGATGGCCAAGATGCTCGCGAACTGCACGTCCGAGTGTTACGCCGTCAACAAGGGCCGGATGCTGCGATTGGCGGACTATAGCCGCGTCTCGCTTGCCGCTCTGCGCAAGGAAACGGGGATCGAATATGACGAACGGATGCAGGGTACATTACAGCTCTTCCGCGCTCAGGCGCAGCTGGATGCCTCTGCCAAGGACGTCAAGGCGCTTGCTGCCGACGGCATTCCTTACGAGATGCTCGACCGTGACGGGTGCATCCGCGCCGAACCGGCACTCGCCCATGTGCGTGACAAGATCGTCGGCGGCCTGCTGACGCCGAAGGACGAGACCGGCGACTGCTTCAAGTTCACCAATGCGCTCGCCAAGCGGGCGGAACAGCTTGGCGTTCGCTTCTCCTGGGGCACGGAAGTCAAAAAGCTTGATGTCGAGGGCAGTCAGGTGCGGGGTGTCGTGACCAACTGGGAACGGCTCACAGCAGACGCGGTGGTCGTTGCCCTTGGCAGCTACTCGCCGCTACTGCTCAAGCGCTACGGCATCAAGCTGCCCGTCTACCCGGTCAAGGGCTATTCACTGACGATCCCGATTGAAGATGCCTCGCGCGCACCGGAATCGACGATCATGGATGAGACCTACAAGATCGCCATCACGCGGCTTGGCGACCGCATCCGCGTCGGCGGCATGGCGGAAATCTCAGGCTATACGAATGATCTCGGTGAGGCGCGCCGGCGCACGCTCGAACATTCCGTCATGGACCTCTTTCCGGGCGGCGATGCGGGCAAGGCGACATTCTGGTCGGGTCTGCGGCCAATGACCCCTGACGGCACACCTGTCATCGGTCCGACGAAGATCGCGGGCCTCTTCCTCAACACGGGACATGGTACGCTCGGCTGGACGATGAGCTCCGGCTCGGCCCGCGTTGTTGCGGACCTCGTGTCTGGCCGCAAGCCCGAGATCGACGCCACCGACCTCGCTATTAGCCGCTACGTCTGAACCAACACACCAAAAACATCCTTGGAGGACTGAACTTTGATCGAACAGGTTTTTACAAGTGAAGCGCCCGGCGCAGTCGGCCCGTACTCCCAAGCCATCAAGGTCGGCGATCTGCTCTTCGTTTCCGGGCAATTGCCGATCGATCCGGCAACAGGCGAGTTCAATTCGGTCAATGCGGTCGAACAAGCCGAGCAGTGCCTGAACAATCTTAAGGCAATCGCCATGGCCGCGGGCACCGAGCTGGCGAAAACGGTGAAGACGACGGTGCTCCTCACCGACCTCGGTGATTTCGCGGAGGTCAACCGCATCTATGCCAGCTTCTTCTCGACGCCCTTCCCTGCCCGCGCCTGCTATGAAGTCAAGGCACTGCCCAAAGGTGCGAAGGTCGAGATCGAAGCAGTCATCGCTTTGAGCTGACGGCAGCGAGCATCGCCACCAAAGAAACGCGCCAGAGCAGGGAGCGTCATTGCTCTGGTTCTCCCGTTTCGCATAGACGTGCGTAGACATCGCAGATGCAGATGGACTGATAAAGGAATGGAATTGGCGCTCACACCGGCACTGACAAAACACCTGAAAAATCCTGGAATTTTCCGCGATCTCGCCGAGGGACCGGGTCCGTCGGTTGCTAAGAAAAGAAAGCGCCTTGCCGTCTTCAATCCTTCCACCGGCGAACTGCTCGCGGAGGTGACTGATATGAGTGCTGAGGACGCCCGCGCAGCGATCGAAAAGGCCTATATCGCGCAAGAGCCGTGGGCGCATCTCACGGC
The sequence above is drawn from the Rhizobium binae genome and encodes:
- a CDS encoding aspartate/glutamate racemase family protein → MTTLGILSLSNEGDYIGQNADFGPGIAGACHYDFAPIWRQVPGAWADNVVSGDAACEAAYVKAAKELVEEGADAITCDCGFTIRYQNAIAAAVSVPVSTSSLLLLPKLLIEAPKDKKIAVLTADTRCLDSGIFATLGIADRSRLVIEGLEGTATHAYMWSEKGTVGVEEVLADTDSIIERVRNVENIAAVLCECTIFVRVSSRIRRLTGLPVYDAANNAALLMASRQPGRTG
- a CDS encoding amidohydrolase, whose protein sequence is MRNDHLALDEVSRHVDAKASVYCALSDRIWAMPELAFEEHQSVAEQCAILEREGFRITRNAGDVPTAFVAEYGEGGPVIGILGEYDALPELSQVSGALKQEPLTRGGSGHGCGHNLLGAGSALAAAALKEALSAEGIAGTVRYYGCPAEENGGGKTYMARAGLFDDVDVAFCWHPNVVNEVHATSSLAEIQVYFRFHGRATHAAMSPHMGRSALDAVELMNVGVNYMREHMPSDARVHYAVTNTGGDAPNTVQAYAESFYSIRSPLLPDAQKLVARVRKIAEGAAMMTETSVVVQIAGGSSNIIPNNVLQEVMYDNMSRIGPPRFDEADITFAQKLREASMTVDGIFANIAHRQPSLGSKILHDDVLALPAREEVEMGTTDVGDVSWIAPTVQCHTACYAIGTEFHTWQMVTQGNLPAAHKGMVLAARVIAASAADCLRNPTIIARAKAELENRLGTHTYDCPIPPDVTPDHLRKKPA
- a CDS encoding Lrp/AsnC family transcriptional regulator, with protein sequence MMALDNIDRNILRLLRVDARVSNAKLANEVGLSPSACLRRIKLMEQAGVIRGYTALIDATQSETTIAVIINITLERQTEDYLDRFEAAVRKHPEIRECYLMTGGSDYMLRVDVENAGAFERIHKEVLSTLPGVLRIHSSFSIRDVLAARSRSRRL
- the alr gene encoding alanine racemase, producing the protein MARVIVMSEEQAPLPSEGASGYLTIDLAALARNYAKLSSILAPARAGAVVKADAYGLGAGRVAPALYRAGCRHFFVAQFAEAVRLRPLLAADAQVFVLNGLQPGNEGPCAEGGIIPVLNSLEQWRSWRATAKRLNRRLPAVLQFDTGMSRLGVSPEERGTLAVELAGKGNVEVLFIMSHLASADELDSDQNDDQLAQMQRIAEELPGLEICFANSGGILLGTSYHGVLARPGIALYGGTPTTPGANQMEAVVRLDVAVVQTRTVPAGAKVGYSGTHIADSETRLATIAAGYADGLPRSLSGRGAVYYRGTRLPIVGRVSMDSITVNITALPEGTLRLGSLVEVLGLHQTLEDVARDAGTISYEILTSLGDRYHRQYR
- a CDS encoding D-amino acid dehydrogenase — encoded protein: MKVIVLGAGIIGVTSAYQLAKAGHDVTVIDRQKGPALETSFANAGEVSFGYCSPWAASGIPMKALKWLFMEHAPLILRPKVDAAMLCWMAKMLANCTSECYAVNKGRMLRLADYSRVSLAALRKETGIEYDERMQGTLQLFRAQAQLDASAKDVKALAADGIPYEMLDRDGCIRAEPALAHVRDKIVGGLLTPKDETGDCFKFTNALAKRAEQLGVRFSWGTEVKKLDVEGSQVRGVVTNWERLTADAVVVALGSYSPLLLKRYGIKLPVYPVKGYSLTIPIEDASRAPESTIMDETYKIAITRLGDRIRVGGMAEISGYTNDLGEARRRTLEHSVMDLFPGGDAGKATFWSGLRPMTPDGTPVIGPTKIAGLFLNTGHGTLGWTMSSGSARVVADLVSGRKPEIDATDLAISRYV
- a CDS encoding RidA family protein; translation: MIEQVFTSEAPGAVGPYSQAIKVGDLLFVSGQLPIDPATGEFNSVNAVEQAEQCLNNLKAIAMAAGTELAKTVKTTVLLTDLGDFAEVNRIYASFFSTPFPARACYEVKALPKGAKVEIEAVIALS